A single genomic interval of Patescibacteria group bacterium harbors:
- a CDS encoding DUF2341 domain-containing protein — protein MTYDGTYIYALRGNSTTDFYRYDISGNSWSAMTSITAAVGAGGSLTYDGTYIYALRGGITTDFYRYDISGNSWSAMTDFPSISGWASTLGSWQYQWPLTINNTGGALSDYQFKIDDLDTQALVLAGKMEDDCADMRFTDTDGTVLNYWIEPGTCNTATTDIWVKVPSISASSTKIIYLYYGNSSADLVSSTTNTFIRELSGTVGTWNFDEGAGLVANDTSGGGNTGTVSAGAAWTSSGKFGNAIDFTAANSSVNLGKIPAGLTKTTSHTASLWVKGNEANSHLKFPLSIGLSTLVVGTSDNKMLVTRYSADPACGGEGGHDSISSGTYNWSTWHHLVFTYNGDNTYDKIYVDGSDVTVQTTGWCISNANDTVFGYDLVLASLKWNGLIDDIEIYNTALTAPEITDLYNNHGYATTNYPGKVLVRKYTATVPTVSYGTEITGGADAGGSLIRVGIYIYALRGNSTTDFYRYNISGNSWSAMTSITGTVGIGGSMASDGINIYALRGGSSTDSYYYNILGNSWSAMTSITGTVGAGGSLVYDGASIYALRGGNTTDFYKYPFIFIGNITNLKKDAGGDAGWNTISWNSTVPSGTLVKFRTRTAATEGGLSAATWSDWYTSSPADITSGINRWCEVETYLQSTVNGTSPTINDFTVNYSINGPPELQSLTASQGSDGLVNISYQVRDTDTNDGEEAHQGKTTISFQYWDGSQWQEATTTVGEGVKNVATSPATDWTTYTGTWDPKTDYNNHYTANGMKIKVTADDLELVYNTATLESSTFELDTVNPASPSIKVNASAQYDANEAALTLSVTDSTMQSGVKGYMMISLDSGFSGASYQTYNTASTITLAEDPDIVYVKFKDDKGNVSATASVTTPQTPECIMSQDTSNVRIVPNEYRLFVAWEVVEVPPQGTFDHYSIQRSTTNDDDDFIEVTTIADRETNYYTDTTPDYNVLYYYKVFAYDSLNNISYRSNAVTGKANGIQDSGEGGGGTDVTAPSISNVTSTDVYTSQTTITWTTDEFADSTVGYGNTTSSLTYINVPTMSENHSVTLTNLLPNTEYYFSVKSEDPSTNETTDDNSGNYYTFSTLPGPIISNVSVSQVSNNTARITWLTDTSSNSYVVYSTHSDLSGSVTYGSVTRISSPNSQNYYEHSVDLSGLTSGTRYYYYVQSYDISENVGVDNNEGDYYFFNTTYDFTPPEITLVSAANTAYTSTITWLTDELSTSQVEYGTTIAYGTLSPSSVTTTDLTIDHVVRLSDLIEGTTYHYRVRSQDANGNESISNDYSFIPAREGDYTKPIISSVQVPAGSLFTTQATITWTTNELSDSTVEYSATQGVYSLSKNSTSMVISHSLVITDLTPGTIYYFRVKSTDFSTNTQTDNNGGVGYSLTTKLGSIISNVYVASVVNETATIKWSTNSNSDSKVVYSSSANLSNPQTKTDAVLTTTHSVDLVSLYPNVIYYFYVESTDALDNVSRSDNQGVYYYFTTADDQSAPVISSISSAATAYTATITWKTDELATSQMEYGSTTDYGTITDIDSGLTIQHVIHLTDLTNDQTYHFRVKSKDANNNESTSIDYSFVTTQEAEPVDATAPVISEVNSYTTETIGTITWKTDDSATSQIEYGSTTAYGTSTTLNSTLTVEHVVRLTDLTSNQLYHYRIKSKNLADLETISQDYTLTPQYVSQEVRVINAGGGSTTIKDEIPPIVSNIKVSDIKETSAVIAWTTDEKATSLIDYGLTAAYTNTAHDGLSTLATTHQVTLSNLTKGAVYHYQVLSQDSSSNLRRSSDAIFTTLGGIIPVTPTPENQNPSTPTSSEGEGESTVITPVNSVDQNFITAMEEAKSLSSQVTAPVLESAFQDILDTLKDITPGPVIEKNPVIEVSATEAIIRWETNKRSNSMIAFVKASDFDKNKSEPYSQVVGQSNEHQLTHGVRIINLTPSTEYYFQTRSKGLIGSETKSKQYNFKTASQVPEVITFSIKDVSARAATFDWQTNIPTNSQVKYIPYRNNKISSGEAQTVNKSEFNTTHEIMIKNFAPGTTYNISLEGKDSEGNNYSFLIPNFTTVKDNTSPIIFQIRTSVALSSRGDEVQTIITWNTDEPANSQFEYQVGFANDAPIIQMAKDITLKQDHLIVVTSFKPGSIYRFRVISEDSSGNRAQSITNTLLTPQKRMTVTELIFKNFQQTFGWMKGMGK, from the coding sequence TTGACTTATGACGGAACATATATTTATGCTTTGCGCGGAAATAGTACCACGGATTTTTATCGTTACGATATTTCAGGAAATTCTTGGAGCGCGATGACATCCATTACTGCTGCAGTCGGAGCCGGAGGATCTTTGACTTATGACGGAACATATATTTACGCTTTGCGCGGAGGAATCACAACTGATTTTTATCGTTATGATATTTCAGGAAATTCTTGGAGCGCGATGACGGATTTTCCGTCTATTTCCGGTTGGGCTTCCACTTTAGGAAGCTGGCAATATCAATGGCCATTAACAATCAATAATACGGGCGGAGCTTTGTCTGATTACCAATTTAAAATTGATGATTTAGATACTCAGGCTTTGGTTTTAGCCGGAAAAATGGAAGATGATTGCGCGGATATGAGATTCACTGATACCGATGGAACAGTGCTCAATTATTGGATAGAACCCGGGACTTGCAACACGGCCACCACTGATATTTGGGTTAAGGTTCCTTCAATTTCGGCAAGTTCGACAAAAATAATTTATTTATATTATGGAAATTCTTCCGCTGATTTAGTTTCAAGTACGACCAACACATTTATCAGAGAACTCAGTGGAACAGTAGGAACTTGGAATTTTGATGAAGGTGCGGGATTAGTCGCTAATGATACTTCCGGAGGTGGAAATACCGGAACGGTTTCCGCCGGCGCTGCTTGGACATCAAGCGGAAAATTCGGCAATGCCATAGATTTTACCGCCGCGAACAGTTCTGTTAATCTTGGCAAGATCCCCGCAGGACTTACAAAAACAACCAGTCACACGGCTTCATTATGGGTTAAAGGAAATGAAGCAAATTCTCATTTAAAATTTCCTTTATCAATAGGATTAAGCACGCTTGTAGTCGGAACAAGTGATAATAAAATGCTGGTTACAAGATACAGTGCTGATCCGGCTTGTGGAGGAGAGGGTGGACACGATTCAATATCATCAGGCACTTATAATTGGTCAACCTGGCATCATTTGGTATTTACATATAATGGCGATAATACTTATGACAAAATATATGTGGACGGTTCTGATGTTACTGTGCAGACAACAGGTTGGTGTATTAGCAACGCAAATGACACAGTTTTCGGTTATGATTTAGTGTTGGCCAGTTTAAAATGGAATGGCTTGATTGATGATATTGAGATTTATAATACGGCATTAACTGCTCCGGAAATTACAGATTTATACAATAATCATGGTTATGCCACGACAAATTATCCGGGAAAAGTTTTGGTCCGAAAATACACTGCCACTGTACCGACTGTCAGTTATGGCACGGAAATTACAGGAGGCGCTGATGCCGGTGGATCTTTAATTAGAGTAGGCATATATATTTACGCTTTGCGCGGAAATAGTACCACAGATTTTTATCGTTATAATATTTCAGGAAATTCTTGGAGTGCAATGACTTCCATTACCGGTACGGTTGGTATTGGGGGATCTATGGCTAGTGATGGAATAAATATTTACGCTTTGCGCGGAGGGAGTTCAACTGATTCTTATTATTATAATATTTTAGGAAATTCTTGGAGCGCAATGACTTCCATTACCGGTACGGTTGGTGCAGGAGGATCTTTAGTTTATGATGGAGCTTCTATTTACGCTTTGCGAGGAGGAAATACTACTGATTTTTATAAATATCCTTTTATTTTTATTGGCAATATCACTAATCTCAAAAAGGACGCCGGCGGCGACGCAGGTTGGAACACGATTTCTTGGAATTCAACTGTGCCTTCCGGCACTTTGGTTAAATTCAGAACTCGCACTGCTGCCACTGAAGGCGGTTTGTCCGCGGCAACATGGTCTGATTGGTACACTTCTTCTCCGGCTGATATCACTTCGGGAATCAATCGTTGGTGCGAAGTGGAAACATATTTGCAAAGCACGGTTAATGGCACAAGTCCAACAATTAATGATTTTACCGTAAATTATTCAATCAATGGTCCGCCTGAACTTCAAAGTTTGACTGCTTCTCAAGGATCAGACGGTTTGGTAAATATCTCATATCAAGTCCGCGACACTGACACCAATGATGGCGAAGAAGCCCATCAAGGCAAAACAACAATTTCATTTCAATATTGGGACGGTTCGCAATGGCAAGAGGCGACCACTACTGTTGGCGAAGGAGTGAAAAATGTAGCCACTTCTCCGGCCACTGATTGGACGACTTACACCGGCACTTGGGATCCCAAAACAGATTACAACAATCATTACACTGCCAATGGAATGAAAATCAAAGTCACGGCCGATGATCTTGAATTGGTTTACAACACCGCCACTTTGGAATCTTCAACATTTGAATTGGATACCGTGAATCCGGCTTCGCCGTCAATCAAAGTCAATGCTTCAGCGCAGTATGACGCAAATGAAGCCGCTTTAACTTTGTCCGTAACCGACAGCACGATGCAGTCAGGAGTTAAAGGTTATATGATGATTTCTTTGGACAGCGGATTTTCCGGCGCCAGCTACCAGACCTACAATACTGCTTCAACTATTACCTTGGCAGAAGATCCTGATATTGTTTATGTCAAATTCAAAGATGACAAAGGAAATGTTTCCGCCACTGCTTCGGTCACCACGCCTCAAACTCCGGAATGTATTATGAGTCAAGATACTTCAAATGTCAGAATTGTCCCGAATGAATATCGTCTTTTTGTTGCCTGGGAAGTGGTTGAAGTTCCACCTCAAGGAACATTTGATCATTATTCCATTCAACGTTCAACTACCAATGATGATGATGATTTCATCGAAGTCACCACCATTGCTGATCGAGAAACAAATTATTACACAGATACCACTCCGGATTACAATGTTCTTTATTATTACAAAGTTTTTGCTTACGATTCTTTAAATAATATTTCTTATCGTTCCAATGCTGTTACCGGCAAAGCAAACGGCATTCAAGATTCCGGCGAAGGAGGAGGAGGCACTGATGTTACGGCGCCGAGCATTTCCAATGTTACTTCCACTGATGTTTATACTTCTCAAACAACCATAACTTGGACTACTGACGAATTTGCCGATTCAACTGTTGGTTATGGAAATACAACTTCTTCTTTGACTTATATTAATGTACCGACGATGTCCGAGAATCATTCAGTGACTTTGACCAATCTTTTGCCAAATACTGAATATTATTTTTCGGTAAAATCAGAAGATCCGAGCACTAATGAAACCACTGATGATAATTCCGGAAATTATTATACTTTTTCGACTCTCCCAGGCCCGATAATTTCCAATGTTTCGGTTTCTCAGGTCAGCAACAATACAGCCAGAATTACTTGGCTGACAGACACTTCTTCGAATTCTTACGTGGTATATTCAACTCATTCCGATTTATCCGGTTCCGTGACTTATGGTTCCGTGACCAGAATTAGTTCGCCGAATTCACAAAATTATTACGAACACTCAGTTGATTTATCCGGTCTTACTTCCGGCACCCGTTATTATTATTATGTTCAATCTTATGATATTTCCGAAAATGTGGGCGTTGACAACAATGAAGGCGATTATTATTTCTTCAATACCACTTATGATTTTACTCCGCCGGAAATTACTCTTGTTTCTGCGGCCAATACCGCCTATACATCAACTATTACTTGGTTGACTGACGAATTGTCCACCAGCCAAGTTGAATACGGTACGACTATTGCTTACGGAACTTTAAGTCCATCCTCGGTAACCACAACCGATCTTACCATTGATCACGTTGTCCGTCTTTCGGATTTGATTGAGGGTACGACTTATCATTACCGAGTCCGTTCTCAAGATGCCAATGGCAATGAATCAATTTCCAATGATTACAGTTTTATTCCGGCCAGAGAAGGTGACTATACCAAGCCGATCATTTCCAGTGTTCAAGTCCCGGCCGGTTCTCTTTTCACCACTCAAGCGACAATCACTTGGACCACCAATGAGTTAAGCGATTCAACCGTGGAATATTCAGCTACGCAGGGAGTTTATTCTTTAAGCAAAAATTCCACTTCAATGGTTATCAGCCACTCTTTGGTCATCACTGATCTCACTCCGGGCACTATTTATTATTTCCGAGTCAAGTCAACTGATTTTTCAACCAATACTCAAACTGATAATAATGGCGGAGTCGGTTATTCTTTAACTACTAAATTAGGTTCAATTATTTCAAATGTTTATGTGGCCAGTGTGGTTAATGAAACAGCAACCATCAAATGGTCTACTAATTCAAATTCAGATTCCAAAGTTGTTTATTCAAGTTCGGCTAATCTTTCAAATCCTCAAACCAAGACAGACGCGGTTTTAACCACCACTCATTCGGTGGATTTGGTAAGTCTTTATCCTAACGTTATCTATTATTTTTACGTGGAATCAACGGATGCTCTGGACAATGTCAGCCGTTCCGACAACCAAGGCGTCTATTATTATTTCACCACTGCTGATGATCAATCCGCGCCCGTAATCAGCAGCATTTCTTCGGCCGCCACTGCTTACACGGCCACCATTACTTGGAAAACCGACGAATTGGCAACCAGCCAAATGGAATACGGATCTACCACTGATTATGGAACAATCACAGATATTGATTCCGGATTAACAATTCAACATGTTATTCATCTGACTGACTTGACCAATGATCAAACTTATCATTTCAGAGTCAAGTCCAAAGACGCGAACAACAACGAATCAACCTCAATTGATTACAGTTTTGTCACCACTCAAGAAGCAGAGCCGGTAGATGCTACTGCTCCGGTTATTTCAGAGGTTAATTCTTATACCACGGAAACAATCGGCACGATCACTTGGAAAACGGATGACTCTGCCACTTCTCAAATTGAATATGGTTCAACCACTGCTTACGGAACTTCGACCACTTTGAATTCAACTTTAACCGTTGAACATGTGGTTCGTTTGACTGATTTGACCTCTAATCAACTTTATCATTATCGAATCAAATCAAAAAATTTAGCCGACCTTGAAACCATCAGTCAAGATTATACTCTCACACCTCAATATGTTTCTCAGGAGGTCAGAGTGATTAATGCCGGCGGCGGCAGTACAACAATTAAAGATGAGATTCCTCCTATTGTCAGTAATATTAAAGTTTCTGATATTAAAGAAACCAGCGCTGTTATTGCTTGGACAACCGATGAAAAAGCCACCAGTTTGATTGACTATGGTTTAACCGCTGCTTATACCAATACCGCGCATGACGGTTTGTCAACTTTAGCTACGACTCATCAAGTCACTCTTTCTAATTTGACAAAAGGCGCTGTTTATCATTATCAAGTTTTGTCTCAAGATTCTTCTTCTAATTTAAGACGAAGTTCCGATGCTATTTTTACCACTTTGGGTGGAATAATTCCGGTTACTCCGACACCAGAAAATCAAAATCCTTCAACTCCAACTTCTTCGGAAGGAGAGGGAGAATCAACAGTAATAACACCCGTTAATAGCGTGGATCAGAATTTTATTACCGCCATGGAAGAAGCCAAAAGTCTTTCTTCTCAAGTAACCGCTCCGGTTTTGGAAAGCGCTTTTCAAGATATTTTGGATACTTTAAAAGATATTACTCCCGGACCGGTCATTGAAAAAAATCCTGTCATTGAAGTTTCCGCGACCGAAGCCATAATCAGATGGGAAACCAATAAGCGTTCCAATTCAATGATTGCTTTTGTTAAAGCTTCTGATTTTGATAAAAATAAATCAGAACCGTATTCGCAAGTTGTCGGTCAATCAAATGAACATCAATTGACGCATGGCGTTAGAATTATTAATTTGACTCCGTCCACTGAATACTATTTCCAAACTCGTTCCAAAGGATTGATCGGTTCTGAAACAAAATCCAAACAATATAATTTTAAAACAGCTTCGCAAGTGCCGGAGGTAATCACTTTTTCCATTAAAGATGTTTCCGCGCGAGCCGCCACTTTTGATTGGCAAACCAATATTCCTACCAACTCTCAAGTTAAATATATCCCGTATCGCAATAATAAAATATCTTCAGGCGAAGCGCAGACCGTCAATAAATCAGAATTTAACACTACTCACGAAATTATGATTAAAAATTTCGCGCCCGGCACTACTTACAATATTTCACTTGAAGGAAAAGATTCGGAAGGAAATAATTATTCTTTCCTGATCCCGAATTTTACGACTGTTAAAGATAATACTTCGCCAATCATTTTTCAAATCAGAACCTCGGTTGCTTTATCATCAAGGGGCGATGAAGTCCAAACCATTATCACCTGGAATACTGATGAACCCGCAAATTCTCAATTTGAATACCAGGTCGGCTTTGCCAATGACGCTCCAATTATCCAAATGGCCAAAGATATCACTTTAAAACAGGATCATTTAATAGTTGTTACATCTTTTAAACCCGGATCCATCTACAGATTCAGAGTCATTTCTGAAGATTCTTCGGGCAATAGAGCTCAATCAATAACCAATACTTTATTGACCCCTCAAAAGAGAATGACCGTGACCGAGCTCATCTTTAAGAACTTCCAACAGACTTTCGGATGGATGAAAGGTATGGGTAAATAA
- a CDS encoding DUF2341 domain-containing protein codes for MMNLKKENLRQILIYLYKQGNILLSKFLKEFRFFCLIHIKRDKSCKKICSGWYIKSIAEPTLIKIKPRRQRVGAPTEASENLDWKEKYFDLQKQFRRSLMKLNINRTIAIIFCIALIVTNSVQYFPHFSKAATYDWTVTSQSDWNAGTKTDVDIATTPGDLKLADSAFSNAFSGDWSSLTGASGAINNGGAAVRVGNYIYALRGGTTTDFYRYDISGNSWSAMTDSPSISNWAPILGSWQYQWPLTINNTGGALSDYQFKIDDLDTQALVLAGKMEDDCADIRFIDSDGTTALNYWIESGTCNTATTDIWVKVPSISASSTKTIYLYYGNAEAENAASGDDTFVFFDDFEDGVLKSGWTFTNNGNGANTYSEITNSGKMTLTTASSDMYGGTYNFSQLRLTTIPDGDFEAILEINAAGVANYEIWGMGGSTDGNNFFRVGKGYHSGYGNKTIHFGKMLSGSPTEAGVSHSADFAYLKIRRVGTTYTSYWTDDLSSWTQIGSSQTFTPATFGLFGIKTTAGSMS; via the coding sequence ATGATGAATCTCAAAAAAGAAAATTTGAGACAAATTTTAATTTACCTTTATAAACAGGGGAATATTTTATTATCTAAATTTTTAAAAGAATTTAGATTTTTTTGTTTGATTCATATAAAAAGAGATAAATCTTGCAAAAAAATTTGTTCGGGTTGGTATATAAAATCAATCGCCGAACCTACACTGATAAAAATAAAACCCCGACGCCAAAGAGTCGGGGCTCCGACTGAAGCGTCGGAGAATTTAGATTGGAAAGAAAAATATTTTGATTTGCAAAAACAATTTCGCCGATCGTTGATGAAATTAAATATCAATCGAACAATCGCGATTATTTTTTGCATTGCTTTGATTGTTACAAACAGCGTGCAATATTTTCCTCATTTTTCAAAAGCAGCAACTTATGATTGGACAGTAACTTCTCAATCTGATTGGAACGCGGGTACAAAAACAGATGTTGATATTGCAACAACTCCGGGTGATTTAAAATTAGCTGACTCTGCGTTTAGTAATGCTTTCAGTGGTGATTGGTCGTCTTTAACTGGCGCCTCGGGAGCAATTAATAACGGTGGAGCGGCAGTTCGTGTTGGCAATTATATTTATGCTTTGCGCGGAGGAACCACAACTGATTTTTATCGTTATGATATTTCAGGAAATTCTTGGAGCGCGATGACGGATTCTCCGTCTATTTCTAACTGGGCTCCAATATTAGGAAGCTGGCAATATCAATGGCCATTAACAATCAATAATACGGGCGGAGCTTTGTCTGATTACCAATTTAAAATTGATGATTTAGATACTCAGGCTTTGGTTTTAGCCGGAAAAATGGAAGATGATTGCGCGGATATTAGATTTATAGATTCTGACGGAACCACTGCTCTTAATTATTGGATAGAATCGGGCACTTGCAATACCGCCACCACTGATATTTGGGTTAAGGTTCCTTCAATTTCGGCAAGTTCAACAAAAACAATTTATTTATATTATGGAAATGCCGAAGCGGAAAATGCCGCTAGTGGTGATGATACTTTTGTATTTTTTGATGATTTTGAAGACGGAGTATTAAAATCCGGATGGACATTTACAAATAATGGAAATGGCGCAAATACATATTCCGAAATAACTAATTCGGGAAAAATGACACTTACTACAGCATCAAGTGATATGTACGGGGGCACTTATAATTTTTCTCAGTTACGACTGACAACCATTCCAGACGGGGATTTCGAGGCTATTTTAGAAATTAATGCCGCAGGAGTCGCTAATTATGAAATATGGGGTATGGGAGGTTCCACGGATGGTAACAATTTTTTTAGAGTAGGTAAGGGGTATCATAGTGGTTATGGAAACAAGACGATTCATTTTGGCAAAATGCTTTCAGGTTCACCTACAGAGGCAGGTGTTTCACATTCAGCAGATTTTGCGTATCTAAAAATCAGGCGGGTTGGCACAACATACACATCATACTGGACGGATGATCTGTCGTCATGGACACAAATTGGCAGTTCACAAACTTTTACTCCTGCAACATTTGGACTCTTTGGAATCAAGACCACTGCAGGTTCAATGAGTTAG
- a CDS encoding MFS transporter has translation MSQKIINFYLLVEVLSSLGQAVTSATYVTFLLSHHLNLLQVNLINTAFMVTLAIFEIPTGIVADIFGRKKSFIISCFIVGFGFLVYFTAANFWSFITAEIILAIGITFSSGALEAWLVDSLNHIGFTGKLEKVFSKVFSFRIGAKIIAVLVGALMANKNLTWPWLAAALVYLILGLIAIVWMKENYWIKQKITFERLKNQIGAISASGFNCVVKSKNVLLVIVLSAICSFVYQGPNMQWQPYFVHFSANKLFLGWIMAGIYLASLIGVLLSPWLIKLLGNEQRVIYFSCVVIGLGLMLTASNGFLFSALFFFFVHELGRGTEQTIHATLLNKLIVSKERATILSFKEMIKNLGSVSGLLISGCLAMRFSIDQGWIISGLILGVLSGLIILLYKK, from the coding sequence ATGTCACAAAAAATAATCAATTTTTATTTATTGGTGGAAGTTCTCAGTTCCTTAGGACAAGCGGTAACAAGCGCGACTTACGTAACTTTTCTTTTGTCGCATCATCTTAATCTGCTTCAAGTCAATTTGATTAATACCGCTTTTATGGTAACTCTGGCGATTTTTGAAATACCAACCGGCATCGTGGCTGATATTTTTGGACGAAAGAAAAGTTTTATCATTTCTTGTTTTATCGTCGGTTTTGGATTTTTAGTTTATTTTACGGCCGCTAATTTCTGGAGTTTCATTACGGCTGAAATTATTTTGGCAATCGGAATTACTTTTTCTTCCGGAGCACTGGAAGCTTGGTTGGTTGATTCCTTAAATCACATTGGGTTCACGGGTAAGTTGGAAAAAGTTTTTTCCAAGGTATTCAGTTTCAGGATCGGGGCTAAAATAATCGCGGTTCTTGTCGGCGCTTTAATGGCTAATAAGAATTTAACTTGGCCTTGGTTGGCGGCGGCATTAGTTTATTTAATTTTAGGATTAATAGCCATTGTCTGGATGAAAGAAAATTATTGGATCAAACAGAAAATAACTTTCGAACGATTAAAAAATCAAATTGGCGCGATTTCTGCTTCCGGTTTTAATTGCGTAGTAAAAAGTAAAAATGTTTTATTGGTGATCGTATTGTCGGCAATTTGTTCTTTTGTTTATCAGGGTCCCAATATGCAATGGCAGCCGTACTTTGTCCATTTTTCCGCCAATAAATTATTTTTAGGCTGGATCATGGCGGGTATTTATTTGGCTTCTTTAATTGGCGTGTTATTATCTCCCTGGTTAATTAAATTATTAGGCAATGAACAACGAGTGATTTATTTTTCTTGCGTTGTTATCGGATTGGGATTAATGTTGACGGCGTCAAATGGTTTTCTTTTTTCCGCTCTATTTTTCTTTTTTGTTCATGAATTAGGAAGGGGAACAGAGCAAACAATCCATGCAACATTGCTTAATAAATTGATTGTCAGTAAAGAACGAGCGACTATTCTTTCTTTTAAAGAAATGATTAAGAATTTAGGCAGTGTTTCGGGATTATTAATCAGCGGTTGTTTGGCAATGCGGTTTTCTATTGATCAGGGATGGATAATTTCAGGCTTAATATTGGGGGTTTTAAGCGGATTGATTATTTTATTGTACAAAAAATAA
- the rplL gene encoding 50S ribosomal protein L7/L12, with protein MTEEIIEVPAKFKDLVETIEKMNLVELSELVKVLEKKFGVSSQAPVAVAAGAVAADAGEEKEEQTTFNVEITDAGSNKISVIKAIREITSLGLKEAKDMVDAAPKVIKEGVNKEEAATMKKKLEEAGAKVTLK; from the coding sequence ATGACAGAAGAAATTATTGAAGTTCCGGCTAAATTTAAAGATTTAGTTGAGACCATCGAAAAAATGAATTTGGTTGAATTGTCCGAATTAGTAAAAGTTTTAGAAAAGAAATTCGGCGTTTCGTCTCAAGCTCCTGTTGCCGTAGCCGCTGGAGCGGTTGCCGCTGATGCAGGCGAAGAGAAAGAAGAACAAACCACTTTCAATGTTGAAATTACCGATGCAGGTAGCAATAAAATCAGTGTTATCAAAGCTATCCGGGAAATTACTTCACTTGGTTTGAAAGAAGCCAAGGACATGGTTGATGCTGCGCCTAAAGTTATAAAAGAAGGAGTAAATAAGGAAGAAGCCGCAACTATGAAGAAAAAATTGGAAGAAGCCGGAGCAAAGGTAACTTTGAAATAA
- the rplJ gene encoding 50S ribosomal protein L10 has protein sequence MAKTRQQKELSLKQLQEAMSEMKSLIFINYCGLKIKDIVELRNLLKSNKFKYLVTKKTLLKLALKKFGLEDINLDQVQGGTGLIFGYDDEVGPAKIITAFSKKNKQLSIQGGIYNKELISMDQIKILATLPSRNQLLSQLLGTIKAPISNLVYVLNGNTRNFVYLLSVIKK, from the coding sequence ATGGCAAAAACTCGTCAACAAAAAGAATTATCTCTTAAACAACTTCAAGAAGCGATGTCAGAAATGAAATCTTTGATTTTTATCAATTATTGCGGCTTGAAAATTAAAGACATCGTTGAATTAAGAAATTTGTTAAAGAGCAATAAATTCAAATATTTGGTTACTAAAAAAACTCTTTTAAAATTAGCTTTAAAAAAGTTTGGATTGGAAGATATTAACCTTGATCAAGTTCAAGGCGGAACAGGTTTAATTTTTGGTTATGATGATGAAGTAGGTCCTGCCAAAATAATAACCGCTTTCAGCAAGAAGAATAAGCAATTAAGCATTCAGGGCGGAATTTACAATAAAGAGCTTATTAGTATGGATCAGATTAAAATTCTAGCCACATTGCCCTCCAGAAATCAATTACTCTCTCAATTATTGGGCACTATTAAAGCCCCGATATCAAATTTAGTTTATGTATTAAATGGTAATACAAGAAATTTCGTTTATCTTTTAAGCGTTATTAAGAAATAA